TTGGTTTGCGTCTTATGTTCCGCCTTTAATTAGAGCTCGACGATTCCTCGACGTTGCTCGTTTAACCGCGATAAAAATTACGTTCCGCGAATGTTTATTGCATTTTGAAAAGCGAACGATTTTCACAAGAAGTACCGCTTGTAAACGTTATCGCTCAATTACGATAAACTAAACAGTCGGTGGACGCTAAATTATCTGTCGAGTATGCTCGTTCTAGTATTCGTAAATACTATttttacaatacatatatactcttgTTTTTCCTACAATAAAAcacgtatataattaaacacACTCGTCGACACGATCCAAGTACGACCTCAAATTTCGTCGTCTCGAATATCGTACGGTCAAACTTATTCGTATACAACGACGGAACATAAATCcattcgattttaatcgaattgatAATTAGAAGAtgaataagaaatgaaagatatcACTTTGGGATctacaaagaaaaagtttgCGTAAATGGCAGCAATGTTTTAACgtaagatcgatcgagagatcgaCGGGAGATTTCCACGGTTGTTTCCGTACGTTTATCTTTTCGTCGAGAGGCGTCAGTAATGTTTTACGTTGCATcgagaagagaacgagagttAAAGTGTGAGATAGAACGAGGCGGAGAGAAGCGAGAGAGGCAGAGGAAGCACAGGCTCGTCGTCGAATAGGTCGAGGTCGCATTAAAGCTAGCGCGGAATAGAAAGCACGCTCGATTCGCAAGAAATTCACTAATGAAAGGCTCCTTGTTAGTTGGACTTTAtttcgtactttttcttttcttctttttatttgccgTCATCGACCCTTTCATGGCGTTGTCtcgaatttgatttttaaattggatagaatatttttatttttaatcgacccTTTTGTTATCTACTCCGCTCGTAATTAACATCACGCGTAGGCTTTCATTGACGTTTCTTATTTGTCATTTGATCGCAAATTTTAAGCCGATCGCGcgaatcgtatttttttttgtatttacacGTGCTTAAAAGGTTTTGGAATTGGTAATAAAATCGGAGTTTACTACATTTTAAATGACTGCAGCGAAGGGGTAGACCGCCCTTAATGACTGCGAATATTTCGTGGAGAGGGAATGAAAGCGTATGCgcatgagaaagagatagatggatagagcgatagatagatagagagagagagagagagagagagagagagagagagagaaggacaaaaTCAATTTAGCGAGAAATAAAGGCGGCAGCCATGAAAAATCGCTTCGATCTGCACGTGCACGCGAGGAAGTTCGGTGTGTGCGTAGATATGCGTGTGCGGAGTCGCGCGTCACGAAGAAACGATGCGCACGCGCGTTTACGTATGCACGcgcgtttctctttcgatgCATACGGAGCGATGCAGATTTCTGCTCGAGTATTCGGAGTCAACCAAACTGGCGAGTAGTACATGTAAGACGATGCGTCGTCGCATTAGCGGTAAACGTTTTACCAAGAAAACGTCGATTAGATTTTGTTcgaggacgaaaagaaaatgttacttAAAATGTTGTCCACGTCGATCTTGGAAAATGTCAAGTAGGATCAAAGGATCGTATGGAAGACCTAGGGTTCGAATTCGGGCAAATCCATCGGCCGCATTTTCGTAGGGTTGCGAATTAATCGTCAAGTATGATATCTCGGAAGGTCCATGCCGCAGCGACAAAACGACGGAAGGCAAGAGGAAGTAACAAATATCGCGTCCTATTAAGGTCTCGTAATGACAATTAAAGAACCGTTATCACGGAGGCAAAAGCAACGCTACAGTTTGTTGCTTTTCGACGTTTCAGTCCTGGCAGCAGCATGACGCGTCACGTCGCCGCGATAACGGCGCCGACTATTCGGCTTTTCGATAAGAGCGCtgctaaaagaaaatattcgctATCGGCCTCTTGGCTCTTTCCCTATCGGTACTTGCGGTGAGCCATCGAAAGTGGTATGCGAGTTTCTCCGTGAACTCCATATCTAGCAATTTGGAGGCTGCTTTCTCGATATCTTTGGTCgtcattgatttattataagcAGGGCTAGAAATTAAGCAGCGCTCATCATTGTTTGATGTAGTTGCGGTGGTGTCGCAGGTCTGGAACGAGTAGCGGAGGAGTTGATGGGCCGTAGGAGATGGAAGCAATATCAGGACACCCTGTACAGCGGCACGCGCATCAGCGaatcaacgacgacgacgacgacagcgGCACAGCCCCTCCATCGGCTTTACCCGGCGTTGTCACCGTCTTGCAATCCGGTGCTCGGAAATCTGGGCCAGATCGGGCCAGCTCACCTGCTTCATCCAGCGCCGTCGCCAACCGTTACGCCGGCAGGAGCTACGACGGTTCTTGCGACGGGTTTAGCGACGGGCCTGGCAACAGGGGTGACGACGGGGGTAGCGACGGGGGTCGCTACGGGGGTGGCAGGAGTGCCTGGGAGCTTGGTCGCTGCCACGGCTACGACGGCCACCGTCGTACCCACGATCGGTCACCTCAAACAGGACGTCTCTTCTCTTCAGAGGCATCATCCTCagaatcatcatcatcatcgacaTCCTCACTCTCATCTCCACACGCCGTCCTTGCTGGCCCAGGATCAGCTCTATCAGCaaaagcagcagcagcagcagcagcaagaAGAATCCAGACGTTTGAGACCGGAGGAAATAAAGATCGAAGCGGACGAAGAAGAGTCCGTAGAAGccagtggtggtggtggtggtggtggtatcGTCGTACGAGAGAACGCGAGGACAACGGATTTGGCGACGAGTACGACCTCGACGCAAACGACGAATACGGGTACGgtgacgacgacgtcgacgacgacgacaacgacggcaacgacgaccacgaccacGACCACGACGAGCACGTCGACGATAACGTGCGTCGCGACGTCGACCGCATCGGCTACATCGACGAATCTGCTCTCGTCGAGAAGACGGCGTCGAGCGAGAAGACAAAACGACGGGGAGGAGGCCGACGAGgccgaggaggaggaggagggagaggaggaggaagggaaCGAGGAGGAGGATTCGAGGACGCGAGAGGAACCGGAAAAGCGGTTGAAACTCGACGAGGACGTCGATAGGTCCGTCAGTCCTCACAGAACGGATATAGAACGAGCGTCTCGCAATCCTTCGGCTACCAACGGCACGGACGACAACGCGGAAGGGACCAAGGTACTGTGTCAAATACATAAATTTCCTCTAgataatcgttcgttcgttcgaagcTTTTGAAACTCTCGAGGGAGTATTTCGCACGGACCCCGAGTAAATTCCTCGAATGAATTGTTCTTTGGGTCGAACGCAGGAACGGACAGGGGAGCTCGCGTTGGAACGGATACCAGTGACGCAAGCTTTActgagagtaaaaaaagaagaggagttACAGGAGGCGCCAGGTTTAGGAATCGAAAGGACGACGACACCGGCATCCGATTCGGAAGGGACCAGAAGAGTCGGAGGAGCTGGCGGGGGTGGTGGTTGCGGTGTCATCTCGAACGAGGCTGAAATCACGGCGAAAACTATCGTTCCGCCGTTTCTTCTAGCGAGTCGACGCACGAGTCCACCGCCGGAAGATTGGAAGCCTCTCGACAAGTGCTACTTCTGCCTCGATGGCAAGCTGCCCCACGACGATCAAGCGCCGCTCGTAAGTAACCACTTTGATATCGAACCTTTCTTAGATATCTCGTTCGTCGAATCGAAAGTCCTTCTCCTCGCGAAGATTTACTTTCATATCGCGATACGAAAAAGCGATGGACGTCTTTGCCAATAACTTTCTCAGCTAGCCAGCCAGGCTATCTTCTCTCAATCCACTTTGATCGCTTTGACGTTACCTCGGGCTTTATAAAAGATTCAGAAAGACGACTTGTTAGAAATTCATCGAgaaatacaatacatataaatgatcCGTTCGATGTCCTCAGAGTCCACAGAGCGACAGCAGCAGTAGTTCGCGATCGGTGGAGTCACCGATGTCGGTCCAAGTCGACCCAATGGCGGCGTCCGTCGTCGCGGCCGCTCTCAGCGGTACTTACCCGACTTTATTGCCTCAGTGGTGCTTACCACCAAGAGAGGCACCTCTCGTCGGGGTACAGGCTCATCAGGACAGTGCCACGTCGGTCGATCAACCACTCGATCTCTCGGCGAAACCGAAAAATTCTCAGGTGAGAGCCGTACCCCGCTCGagttttctttcatctttcttttctttttttctttttttttttcttcctttcttcttcttcttttttttcttcttttttttcccgatCCATCACCCGGATTATtgattcttgtttctttcgttaCAGGATAACAACATATCTCCCCTGGAACAACAGAAAATACCTCTGAGGATGCCCACGGGTATCGACTCCAAGAGCATCTTCAAGTAAGTCACTTTAAAGGAATTCACTCCGAGAGCGTTCGTTCACCGATATCCGTCGAGATtctcgtgaaagaaagagagaggtgggGAGAGGAGGGACGGTAAAAGAATAGtaacacgagagagagagagagagagagagaaaaggagggaaaGCGACTCGACTCAAAGCCGTACGTTGCCCTCGTGTTTTCGCTCTTTTCCCCCGCGGAACATTTTGCGCgtcaaatttttatcgtcttcTATTATTAGTTCAGTCGCAATCTGCACCTCACCCGACACATCGAGAAAGCGTAAAGTACTACCTCGCTTATGTCGCGTATGccacatagaaagagagagaagagagagagagagagggagggggggggcagagagagagaagcagcgagagaaagagcgaaagaggcACCCGGTCGCCTAACGACGCAATTAATGATAAGATAGCCCGTCGACGAAACTGTGACACGTCAAAATTAGACTTTACGGAAAGTAgtctgaaaatatttcttttcggtCAAACGTACGATACTTTTGGAgcctaaagaaaatattagcaAAGCGCGAGTATGGTTTTATCAGGTGCGTGTTAACGCTAGATCCATGCAACCTGTCAATTTGACAGATTTCCGATTTCGTACTCAACGGTCTGGAACTATCGAACTCGTAATATCATAGCCCCGATGTTTTTCTCCTCGGGTATTCGAATGCGATACTTTCGTCTAAGAATACAGGTGTCATCAGGAATTCACATTTTGCCAATCAAAATCGTCTTTCGTCGGGAACGAATTGGCAAGAATAGCTGTATCGAGCCACATTGCTTTTCAAGCCGGACGAAATACACTTTTATCTGTTTGCCCCGCTGTGCGACAACGAGGCAGCAGGTCGACGAACTCGATATTACTGTTAAAGGGGCTCGAATCGTAGCGTCTCGTCATCGGCTCGCAGCTACTCCTCGCAACTAATCTTATCTCGCTGTTTCGCGAGACATTCGATATTTGACGGGTGCCTCGGCCAAAATTGTCGAAATTCTTGCGACGTCGGGACAAAGTAAGCTCGATTACAAGAAGAATTTACTTTTTGCAATAAGCACGTGTACGGGAATGGAGAACCACATGGTCGTTTGATAGGTATTGGGTATCCCGAGTTAAGTTACGAGATATGTATGCACgtgatagaagaaagaagggataACTTAACGACTAACTTGATTACGAAAACCAGCCGAACTGTTAAGTCACCGTAGTCTTGGCCCTGTTGCCGTAGGCAGATTGCAAACTCGTTTGATCCGATTCCCCttcgcgctctctctctctctctctctctctctctctcacccctcTCTCCAAACCCCAGTTACATAATCGTCGGAAATGAACCGTCACCGAGTAGAACTCACGTTGAAAGGATGATAGAAACTCAAACGTTGGGAGAGATCGATAGGTTCTTATCCTCGAAAGAGCAAGGTCTATAGACGACGTGGTGTTCCGTTTCAGCTCGTGTTACCGCGCGAAACCGCGTATTGCCGTGCCGGTGACGGCAGCAGCGGCGGCTGTAGCGGCGGCGGCAGTGGTGGGTGCAGGGGGTAGCGTCAGCCGGAAGACTTACACCGAGGAGGAACTACAGGCTGCCCTAAGGGACATTCAGAGTGGAAAACTCGGCACGCGAAGGGCAGCCGTGATTTATGGGATACCACGAAGCACCCTACGCAACAAGGTCTACAAGCTTGCGATGGAGCGCGAAAGGGATGCGTCCCTCTCTAGCACCCATTCACACCCTCACGAGTCCGGCGCCCCagccactaccaccaccaccatcaccaccaccaccaccatcaccactacaACACCACCAAATACGACCCAAAACGCGACCACTCCGCCCCCGCAAGTGGATGAGGTAGGTTTTGGGGACAGAAATCGAGTAAGAAGCATTATTCGGATGATGGGTTGTTTGTTTGTGAGAGAATGATTGAAATGGAAGGAGAGGTCGCGacattttcgatatatcgaacgaatgtCTGACAACTTAcgttcttcttcgatcgtacTCATCAAACGTTTGATTAGTTGTTCTTCAAGAAACGATGAGACGATTAActagaatttattttgtagAATTCTAGTTTCTCTCTTAGAATCCCCGCTTCTAAGTAAGCGTATCTGCGAATACCTTTGGTTTGACATTCTCCCTTAAAAGCTCTCCGCCGAGAGAATACGATGCCTTGTAGAACGCAAATTGACACGTTAACTTGACTTAGGTTTCTACGGATATTGCTAGGAAATCGGCCGAAAGAAACTTCGGTTCACGACCTTGCCGAATCCCTTTGATCTCGAACAGAATTCGTTGCGGGACGACTAATTGTTTCGGCTTTGTTTTTAAGGACGAACGTAAGAAATTCATTCTCGATGTTTGCGCATGACGGgactttttaatacttttcatCGTTCTCCTTCCTTATCGATCCaaacatttttgtaaatatgataaaagttCAGGGATCGAAGGATCAGCACAGATTGCACGATAGAGCACCACTCGAATACACCCGATCGATCTcgttgtatttctttctccctgaGAGTTATTCTTTTTGGTTCGGAAAATTTTTTGGTTCGGTCTCACGAAAGGgtggaaacaaagaaatacgTGAGAGTATGAAAGAGCTTTTGTCGAGTTTTGCGTACGGTCTATTAGCATTTAATAGTAAGCGTGGTTTTGGTTAGGAAGAACGAACGAGCTTCCCCAAAACATACCTCTTGCACGGCGATCGTAGAATTCGCTCGTTTCTTACGaatcaaagattttttttcttcattcgtcGTCGACAttcgtttatcgattattcGCATAGCTCGTTAAACTGAAAGGACCAGTCGACTCGACTCGCGTTTAGCCATGTCGAAAACACGATTCGATCATCGACACGTACgattttttgagaaaaaactAGATCCGTGCGATTCTTCGCCGGTCGCCGTGACGCTCGGTAGTGTCCAATGTTTTCTGCATGGGCTGTTTAACTTTGTTTGTCTCACTATTTGTAGTTTAACACGCGGCCACTCGGCGTTCGCGAGGTTGCAAGACTCGAGGTAAGTTTTTGGGAAGATCCTTTTGTCTACGAGAAGGGAACTGGCTAAGTGGAACAAATCGCGAAGCTTTCTGCTCTGTGATCcttcttgatctttttttttccattttttcttttaaacgtaTCAAATCGCAAAAAGACATGCATGTTAAAAGGGAACGTTTTGATCTCTGCGACCAGAACGATCTATTATTTTCCAGCCATTTCCAGCTAATCTCTTAATTACCGAGTCATTCTAACATCTTACAAATTCGATTCCATTCGATCATTTCCGATTACGTTTAACTGCATGTGACAGATAATAACTTTGGGAAGGTAAGTCACGATCCTTCTCGCCCAAACGCGACATTTTCTTGATAGATTTTCGTCGGTGCATGGTCGTTTGCAACAGCGGCTCgttcattttcttaaaaaaaaaaaaaagaaatcaatctTTCGTAGGATCCGAAAACGAGTATCTTTGGATACGCTTTGCCACATGCGAACGTTTACTCGTTGACAGTTCCTGCATGACGCTTGGCTACTTTgcatttaataaaacgataatggTATATTTACAAAGACATTCAGATACTGATACAAAATACGAAGACACGTACACGAAACACGTAAGCATACCTCTCGACGAAGTACGTTCGAGTCTTTAAAAGAAGATTCTATGAGATGTAAAACGTAAATTATTCCAGTACGATTTctaagatagagagagagaggaagaaaagagaaagaaaatggttcTGGGGATGGGAAGGGGGtgcgagaaggaaagaaagagggggagagagagagagagagagagagactgagagagactgagagagcAAGCATACTACTTTCCTCGAGAGGGGATTTTACTCCAGgcacaaatttcttttctccattgACAAGAAAGATCcaggaaaaatattaaagcgaACGTTTCAACAGGTGGACGAGAAGGAACTATCGGGAgcggaagaggaaaaagaggtcGAGAAGGCACTCCTGAAACCTTTGTTGTCGTTGGAAGACCTAGTAAGGTTTTCCGCGCTCGAAGGTAGCGGTGGAGATTCCCTGAGGACTCTGCTTCAGCGAGGACAGGATGCGGGTCAGGAATGGCCGGGTTTGGAGCACGCAAACATTGGTCCGTACATTCAAAAAATGTTGGCCGCGGCAGCACCGTTCAAAGGTAAAAGAAACGTCGGCCAAGGTCTAGGGGAGAGCGTTAGATGCGATCTCGGTAATTTCGTTGGTAATTCGTTATTAGGAATAGAAACGCAAGACTACCGCATTCCGGAGGTGATGAGGAGGTTAATGAGCGAGGATAAGAGATTGAGTAAGAGCGTGAACGGAGATCAAGGACAGGCGCAGcatcagcaacaacagcagcttCAACATCAtcagcatcatcatcattcgGTATCGGCGGTGGGGCATCAACAGAGTAGTGGGCCGCAAACGGGCGTGCAATCGGTGACGCAACAGCAAACGCATCAACATCTCCGGGCACCGATGACCAACGATGATTTTAATCCGAGCATCGAGGAAGAGGCGAGCGATAGTGCTCAAGGCAGAGCAATATTGAAGATTCCGTCCTACAAGCCAGCGAGTACGCCAGGTTGTTCGAGTAACAAGAACGGCGAACCGACCTCGGCTGCTTTCGCTCAGGGATTCGCGGCAACGGCTTCGAGTCCGAATCTTCTGGAACGTGCTAGCCCGGCGTTCTCGGGGACGAGCAGCCCGACGAACTCCCTGGTCGGCAAGGCGGTGCCTGTTAATTTTCGTGACGTCATCGCGAAGAGCATCAGCGTCAAGTTCCAAGAAGGACAACAGGCGGGCGTCACAGCTGGATTAGCGGCTTGTCAAGGGAGTACGGTGGTGCAGCCGCAGCAACCGATGATGCCCGAGCCGAGTCCATTCAAGAGGGGCCGTTACACGCCACCTCAGCCGGCGCCACCTGTCCAACAAGCGCAACAGAATAAGCCGCAAAGTCAGGAGGCCAACAAGCCGAAACCCGGTACCGGTGGTAAAGGAACCAGACCAAAACGCGGAAAGTATAGGAATTACGATAGAGATAGTCTCGTAGAAGCCGTGCGCGCGGTTCAACGAGGCGAGATGAGTGTTCATCGAGCTGGCAGCTACTACGGCGTGCCGCATTCCACCCTCGAGTACAAAGTTAAAGAACGCCATCTCATGAGGCCACGCAAGAGGTAATCTTAAACTGATAAATTTATACGCGCTTGCATACGAGTCTTGCTTGCGTTCCTCTAGCCGAAATtccttcctctccctttctatctatcgCTTGTAGGGACCAGAAGCAACCGGACGACAAGACGAAAGACGGAACGAGTACGACGACGGCGGCAGCGGCGGCTGCAGCCGCGGCGGCGGCTGCTGCCGCGATGAGACCCGGTACGACGGACAAAAAGGCACCGCTGAAGACTCAAAAGCCGTTCGCCCCGGCCAGCGGTATCCCCGGTCCAAACGGACTGAAGATGCCACCGTTCATGGAAGGCATGCCGCACTTACCTTTTCCGCCTTTCAACTTTTGGAGTCCCGCCCCGTTCTTACCTTCGCCGTTCATGCCGGGCGCCGCTAACGTACCTACCATCCTTCCGGAGCAATACTTTGCGTCGCAAAGGATGCGCGGCCTGCAAGAACAACAGAGAAGCGCGGCGATAGTTCAACA
The DNA window shown above is from Vespula pensylvanica isolate Volc-1 chromosome 18, ASM1446617v1, whole genome shotgun sequence and carries:
- the LOC122635543 gene encoding mushroom body large-type Kenyon cell-specific protein 1 isoform X4, yielding MADCPYARCIQERRHIRRELLRWTKNMVFVVGLERVAEELMGRRRWKQYQDTLYSGTRISESTTTTTTAAQPLHRLYPALSPSCNPVLGNLGQIGPAHLLHPAPSPTVTPAGATTVLATGLATGLATGVTTGVATGVATGVAGVPGSLVAATATTATVVPTIGHLKQDVSSLQRHHPQNHHHHRHPHSHLHTPSLLAQDQLYQQKQQQQQQQEESRRLRPEEIKIEADEEESVEASGGGGGGGIVVRENARTTDLATSTTSTQTTNTGTVTTTSTTTTTTATTTTTTTTTSTSTITCVATSTASATSTNLLSSRRRRRARRQNDGEEADEAEEEEEGEEEEGNEEEDSRTREEPEKRLKLDEDVDRSVSPHRTDIERASRNPSATNGTDDNAEGTKERTGELALERIPVTQALLRVKKEEELQEAPGLGIERTTTPASDSEGTRRVGGAGGGGGCGVISNEAEITAKTIVPPFLLASRRTSPPPEDWKPLDKCYFCLDGKLPHDDQAPLSPQSDSSSSSRSVESPMSVQVDPMAASVVAAALSGTYPTLLPQWCLPPREAPLVGVQAHQDSATSVDQPLDLSAKPKNSQDNNISPLEQQKIPLRMPTGIDSKSIFNSCYRAKPRIAVPVTAAAAAVAAAAVVGAGGSVSRKTYTEEELQAALRDIQSGKLGTRRAAVIYGIPRSTLRNKVDEKELSGAEEEKEVEKALLKPLLSLEDLVRFSALEGSGGDSLRTLLQRGQDAGQEWPGLEHANIGPYIQKMLAAAAPFKGIETQDYRIPEVMRRLMSEDKRLSKSVNGDQGQAQHQQQQQLQHHQHHHHSVSAVGHQQSSGPQTGVQSVTQQQTHQHLRAPMTNDDFNPSIEEEASDSAQGRAILKIPSYKPASTPGCSSNKNGEPTSAAFAQGFAATASSPNLLERASPAFSGTSSPTNSLVGKAVPVNFRDVIAKSISVKFQEGQQAGVTAGLAACQGSTVVQPQQPMMPEPSPFKRGRYTPPQPAPPVQQAQQNKPQSQEANKPKPGTGGKGTRPKRGKYRNYDRDSLVEAVRAVQRGEMSVHRAGSYYGVPHSTLEYKVKERHLMRPRKRDQKQPDDKTKDGTSTTTAAAAAAAAAAAAAAMRPGTTDKKAPLKTQKPFAPASGIPGPNGLKMPPFMEGMPHLPFPPFNFWSPAPFLPSPFMPGAANVPTILPEQYFASQRMRGLQEQQRSAAIVQQQPHQQHSQREREAGATVSSTETPGTSTARNATIAKAPREITESLYDGSGANGSFLDNLIRSSLETGIPRDQRVLTETRSQQQQTSSSSSTSSSSSSQQQQQQQQQQQQQQQQQQQQQQQQQHPETMSGKALIDQLCRNSRRTPLPRITQDSSEDESYRGPSGTPGRLERVPERPERVPTVDLSPSPSERARTDDGSDRLTSPPTPLSISRAGSRDEDSTRDSRLDRASREREVHNGAAQEDRGALGTQQQQQLNHYPDLHNLYAVSTDKKSACDSKLIVDHSSQKTQQQQQQQQQQKEYAAVSGLVVQLQRGYNTGSSRSAEQTNSQQPAEQRGPVIGMEDSVEQ
- the LOC122635543 gene encoding mushroom body large-type Kenyon cell-specific protein 1 isoform X3 is translated as MDKEYGLRSRCGGVAGLERVAEELMGRRRWKQYQDTLYSGTRISESTTTTTTAAQPLHRLYPALSPSCNPVLGNLGQIGPAHLLHPAPSPTVTPAGATTVLATGLATGLATGVTTGVATGVATGVAGVPGSLVAATATTATVVPTIGHLKQDVSSLQRHHPQNHHHHRHPHSHLHTPSLLAQDQLYQQKQQQQQQQEESRRLRPEEIKIEADEEESVEASGGGGGGGIVVRENARTTDLATSTTSTQTTNTGTVTTTSTTTTTTATTTTTTTTTSTSTITCVATSTASATSTNLLSSRRRRRARRQNDGEEADEAEEEEEGEEEEGNEEEDSRTREEPEKRLKLDEDVDRSVSPHRTDIERASRNPSATNGTDDNAEGTKERTGELALERIPVTQALLRVKKEEELQEAPGLGIERTTTPASDSEGTRRVGGAGGGGGCGVISNEAEITAKTIVPPFLLASRRTSPPPEDWKPLDKCYFCLDGKLPHDDQAPLSPQSDSSSSSRSVESPMSVQVDPMAASVVAAALSGTYPTLLPQWCLPPREAPLVGVQAHQDSATSVDQPLDLSAKPKNSQDNNISPLEQQKIPLRMPTGIDSKSIFNSCYRAKPRIAVPVTAAAAAVAAAAVVGAGGSVSRKTYTEEELQAALRDIQSGKLGTRRAAVIYGIPRSTLRNKVYKLAMERERDASLSSTHSHPHESGAPATTTTTITTTTTITTTTPPNTTQNATTPPPQVDEFNTRPLGVREVARLEVDEKELSGAEEEKEVEKALLKPLLSLEDLVRFSALEGSGGDSLRTLLQRGQDAGQEWPGLEHANIGPYIQKMLAAAAPFKGIETQDYRIPEVMRRLMSEDKRLSKSVNGDQGQAQHQQQQQLQHHQHHHHSVSAVGHQQSSGPQTGVQSVTQQQTHQHLRAPMTNDDFNPSIEEEASDSAQGRAILKIPSYKPASTPGCSSNKNGEPTSAAFAQGFAATASSPNLLERASPAFSGTSSPTNSLVGKAVPVNFRDVIAKSISVKFQEGQQAGVTAGLAACQGSTVVQPQQPMMPEPSPFKRGRYTPPQPAPPVQQAQQNKPQSQEANKPKPGTGGKGTRPKRGKYRNYDRDSLVEAVRAVQRGEMSVHRAGSYYGVPHSTLEYKVKERHLMRPRKRDQKQPDDKTKDGTSTTTAAAAAAAAAAAAAAMRPGTTDKKAPLKTQKPFAPASGIPGPNGLKMPPFMEGMPHLPFPPFNFWSPAPFLPSPFMPGAANVPTILPEQYFASQRMRGLQEQQRSAAIVQQQPHQQHSQREREAGATVSSTETPGTSTARNATIAKAPREITESLYDGSGANGSFLDNLIRSSLETGIPRDQRVLTETRSQQQQTSSSSSTSSSSSSQQQQQQQQQQQQQQQQQQQQQQQQQHPETMSGKALIDQLCRNSRRTPLPRITQDSSEDESYRGPSGTPGRLERVPERPERVPTVDLSPSPSERARTDDGSDRLTSPPTPLSISRAGSRDEDSTRDSRLDRASREREVHNGAAQEDRGALGTQQQQQLNHYPDLHNLYAVSTDKKSACDSKLIVDHSSQKTQQQQQQQQQQKEYAAVSGLVVQLQRGYNTGSSRSAEQTNSQQPAEQRGPVIGMEDSVEQ
- the LOC122635543 gene encoding mushroom body large-type Kenyon cell-specific protein 1 isoform X1, producing MADCPYARCIQERRHIRRELLRWTKNMVFVVGLERVAEELMGRRRWKQYQDTLYSGTRISESTTTTTTAAQPLHRLYPALSPSCNPVLGNLGQIGPAHLLHPAPSPTVTPAGATTVLATGLATGLATGVTTGVATGVATGVAGVPGSLVAATATTATVVPTIGHLKQDVSSLQRHHPQNHHHHRHPHSHLHTPSLLAQDQLYQQKQQQQQQQEESRRLRPEEIKIEADEEESVEASGGGGGGGIVVRENARTTDLATSTTSTQTTNTGTVTTTSTTTTTTATTTTTTTTTSTSTITCVATSTASATSTNLLSSRRRRRARRQNDGEEADEAEEEEEGEEEEGNEEEDSRTREEPEKRLKLDEDVDRSVSPHRTDIERASRNPSATNGTDDNAEGTKERTGELALERIPVTQALLRVKKEEELQEAPGLGIERTTTPASDSEGTRRVGGAGGGGGCGVISNEAEITAKTIVPPFLLASRRTSPPPEDWKPLDKCYFCLDGKLPHDDQAPLSPQSDSSSSSRSVESPMSVQVDPMAASVVAAALSGTYPTLLPQWCLPPREAPLVGVQAHQDSATSVDQPLDLSAKPKNSQDNNISPLEQQKIPLRMPTGIDSKSIFNSCYRAKPRIAVPVTAAAAAVAAAAVVGAGGSVSRKTYTEEELQAALRDIQSGKLGTRRAAVIYGIPRSTLRNKVYKLAMERERDASLSSTHSHPHESGAPATTTTTITTTTTITTTTPPNTTQNATTPPPQVDEFNTRPLGVREVARLEVDEKELSGAEEEKEVEKALLKPLLSLEDLVRFSALEGSGGDSLRTLLQRGQDAGQEWPGLEHANIGPYIQKMLAAAAPFKGIETQDYRIPEVMRRLMSEDKRLSKSVNGDQGQAQHQQQQQLQHHQHHHHSVSAVGHQQSSGPQTGVQSVTQQQTHQHLRAPMTNDDFNPSIEEEASDSAQGRAILKIPSYKPASTPGCSSNKNGEPTSAAFAQGFAATASSPNLLERASPAFSGTSSPTNSLVGKAVPVNFRDVIAKSISVKFQEGQQAGVTAGLAACQGSTVVQPQQPMMPEPSPFKRGRYTPPQPAPPVQQAQQNKPQSQEANKPKPGTGGKGTRPKRGKYRNYDRDSLVEAVRAVQRGEMSVHRAGSYYGVPHSTLEYKVKERHLMRPRKRDQKQPDDKTKDGTSTTTAAAAAAAAAAAAAAMRPGTTDKKAPLKTQKPFAPASGIPGPNGLKMPPFMEGMPHLPFPPFNFWSPAPFLPSPFMPGAANVPTILPEQYFASQRMRGLQEQQRSAAIVQQQPHQQHSQREREAGATVSSTETPGTSTARNATIAKAPREITESLYDGSGANGSFLDNLIRSSLETGIPRDQRVLTETRSQQQQTSSSSSTSSSSSSQQQQQQQQQQQQQQQQQQQQQQQQQHPETMSGKALIDQLCRNSRRTPLPRITQDSSEDESYRGPSGTPGRLERVPERPERVPTVDLSPSPSERARTDDGSDRLTSPPTPLSISRAGSRDEDSTRDSRLDRASREREVHNGAAQEDRGALGTQQQQQLNHYPDLHNLYAVSTDKKSACDSKLIVDHSSQKTQQQQQQQQQQKEYAAVSGLVVQLQRGYNTGSSRSAEQTNSQQPAEQRGPVIGMEDSVEQ